GTTGACTTTTTATCTGAGATTAGTATACTTAAATTAGATTCAATAAAGATAATCTTGTTTTATAATATTTTAATTGTAAGGAGGCATACTATTGGCTGTATGGAAATGTGGGTTTATTAAGGAGAGCCGCTGTTGCTCAGGGAAATGCCCTGAGTGCGGAGGTACTAAAGAGGACTTTTATAAAGAAGTTTAATATTTTAACCATAGGAGGATGTATATGAAGAAATGTGTTGACTATTTTAAAGAAGCTGAGTTTCTTGAGGAAGCTTTAAATAAAGTTACTCATATTAAAACAGAAGAGTTAGGTTCAGATGTTTATTATTTTAAATCAGGACAAGTACTAGATTTTCATAGACATAAATCAGATCAAATTTTCTTTGTTTTAAAAGGTGAAGGAACTTTTTATCTTGAAGATCAAGACGGTAATACAGAACAGTATGATGTTAGACCAGGTTTTTCAATGCTTGCCCCTAAGACTGTTTGGCATAAACTTGTAAATACAGGTTCAGATGAGTTAATTGCTGTGCAAGTTACATATCTTCCTACAGATTTGGAACAAAAGAAATAGGGACTTTAAGTTATCTACATAGA
The window above is part of the Desulfuribacillus stibiiarsenatis genome. Proteins encoded here:
- a CDS encoding RCKP-type rubredoxin-like domain-containing protein; translated protein: MAVWKCGFIKESRCCSGKCPECGGTKEDFYKEV
- a CDS encoding cupin domain-containing protein — translated: MKKCVDYFKEAEFLEEALNKVTHIKTEELGSDVYYFKSGQVLDFHRHKSDQIFFVLKGEGTFYLEDQDGNTEQYDVRPGFSMLAPKTVWHKLVNTGSDELIAVQVTYLPTDLEQKK